In Mixophyes fleayi isolate aMixFle1 chromosome 11, aMixFle1.hap1, whole genome shotgun sequence, one DNA window encodes the following:
- the LOC142107455 gene encoding phospholipase A2 inhibitor and Ly6/PLAUR domain-containing protein-like has product MRSVLAVVCPFLGLITSGYSLICTHCSSDVGPLCFGTSVPCNSTKHVCTSLYQVTTVGSEESMKFVRSCEERRLCGKLGIIGINDGKYRISITCCESDRCTPSIPTLPPITSYENGLSCPTCISYASTDCSTNDRLNCTGDEKHCVTESTEATDGSESFKSAVRGCANEGYCEMGNRSFQSGSTKLKVEVTCNRTDMKVNSALTLLGFAIVSILYVIK; this is encoded by the exons ATGAGGTCCGTTCTTGCTGTTGTGTGCCCGTTTTTAGGTCTTATAACTTCAG GGTATTCCCTAATTTGCACACATTGCTCGAGTGACGTTGGACCTTTATGCTTTGGGACATCTGTACCTTGTAATTCCACTAAACATGTGTGCACGTCTTTGTATCAAGTTACAACAGTAG GATCAGAGGAAAGTATGAAGTTTGTCAGAAGCTGTGAAGAAAGGCGTCTTTGTGGAAAATTGGGAATTATTGGAATAAATGATGGTAAATACAGAATAAGCATCACCTGCTGTGAGTCGGACCGGTGTACACCTTCAATTCCCACTT TACCACCTATCACCAGTTATGAGAATGGATTATCCTGTCCCACCTGTATTTCCTATGCTTCTACGGATTGTTCTACAAATGATAGATTGAACTGCACCGGAGATGAAAAGCATTGTGTCACAGAGAGTACAGAAGCAACAG ATGGAAGTGAGTCCTTCAAAAGTGCTGTCCGTGGATGTGCCAATGAAGGTTACTGTGAGATGGGAAACCGAAGTTTTCAGTCCGGTAGTACGAAACTAAAGGTGGAAGTGACATGCAACAGAACAGACATGAAAGTGAATTCTGCTTTAACTCTTCTGGGATTCGCTATTGTttctatattatatgtaataaaataa